From a region of the Pseudanabaena sp. ABRG5-3 genome:
- a CDS encoding molecular chaperone DnaJ, with amino-acid sequence MNKPNQPKHQFIRFDRGISQYNHDYYAALGLPIISNPMYIRNVYLRIARILHPDVYGFSADEKILATQYLAKLVNPAYNGLMKEQDRKAYQQIFKLLAKRLMQRSRNIQIHSESACELIMTPSDDVYERLVTELAKVQYQSLTQILDFTAQISELNLVYILCKEGYRHGAANMPPVLAPMVTPKGTKAHTLNFLPPPSKPSYTYSLQYSSDQSSSNLQAKADETVLQFGNDGDNTILQTSNDGDNTVLQTRSDGNNTVIQTRGEHPDIKMINDRIKVCEVYILQSDWKAAIQELRAILRIDENNSKCLALLGVVYINTNQLQMAKASFKRSLYINPQEALSLKHLLELSEPDATQSGAAKQGGKRVRESNSSKKTPLNEKQGWLTNLFTWFSS; translated from the coding sequence ATGAATAAGCCCAATCAGCCAAAACACCAGTTTATTCGCTTCGATCGCGGGATTAGTCAGTACAATCATGACTACTATGCTGCCTTGGGCTTACCCATTATTAGCAACCCTATGTATATCCGCAATGTATATTTGCGGATCGCCCGTATTCTCCATCCCGATGTGTATGGCTTTTCGGCAGACGAGAAAATCTTGGCTACACAATATCTTGCCAAACTGGTGAATCCTGCCTACAACGGTCTGATGAAGGAGCAAGATCGTAAGGCATATCAACAGATATTTAAATTACTTGCTAAGCGCTTAATGCAGAGATCTCGCAATATTCAGATTCACTCAGAGAGTGCCTGTGAGTTGATCATGACTCCTAGTGATGATGTCTACGAGCGATTGGTTACAGAACTCGCTAAAGTCCAATATCAATCTCTTACTCAAATTCTCGATTTTACCGCACAGATTAGTGAGCTAAATTTGGTTTACATTCTGTGTAAAGAAGGTTATCGACATGGGGCAGCGAATATGCCACCAGTACTTGCACCAATGGTGACTCCTAAAGGCACTAAAGCCCATACTCTAAATTTTCTCCCTCCTCCCTCAAAACCTAGTTACACATATAGTCTTCAGTATTCATCTGATCAGTCTTCTAGTAATCTGCAAGCTAAAGCTGATGAAACAGTATTGCAGTTTGGCAATGATGGCGATAACACCATACTTCAGACTAGCAATGATGGCGATAATACGGTACTTCAGACTAGAAGTGATGGTAATAATACGGTAATTCAGACTAGGGGTGAGCATCCTGATATCAAGATGATTAATGATCGCATCAAAGTCTGTGAAGTCTACATATTGCAGAGTGATTGGAAAGCAGCCATTCAAGAATTGCGAGCAATCTTGAGAATTGATGAGAACAATAGTAAGTGTCTAGCTCTACTAGGTGTGGTTTATATCAATACCAATCAACTCCAAATGGCAAAAGCAAGCTTTAAGCGATCGCTTTACATTAATCCTCAAGAGGCCCTATCCCTAAAGCATCTTTTGGAATTGAGTGAACCTGATGCGACCCAAAGTGGGGCAGCAAAACAAGGTGGAAAAAGAGTGCGCGAATCCAATTCCTCTAAGAAAACTCCTCTCAATGAAAAACAAGGTTGGTTAACTAACTTGTTCACATGGTTTTCCTCCTAA